A DNA window from Comamonas fluminis contains the following coding sequences:
- a CDS encoding peroxiredoxin: MIKVGDTLPAVALTEFVEVEGNGCSIGPNPVKLPEALAGKTVALFAVPGAFTPTCSEQHLPGYVAKAEELKAAGVDEIWCLAVNDAFVMGAWGRDQKVGGKVRMIADGDAAFAKAVGLTLDLNGKGLGLRANRFSMLVKDGKVATLNVEGPGKFEVSGADTMLAQAKA, encoded by the coding sequence ATGATCAAAGTTGGAGATACATTGCCTGCAGTCGCACTGACCGAGTTCGTGGAAGTGGAAGGCAATGGCTGCAGCATTGGCCCCAACCCCGTGAAGCTGCCAGAAGCCCTGGCCGGCAAGACCGTGGCTCTGTTTGCCGTGCCCGGCGCATTCACGCCCACTTGCTCTGAGCAGCATCTGCCTGGCTATGTAGCCAAGGCTGAAGAACTCAAGGCTGCTGGCGTTGACGAAATCTGGTGCCTGGCTGTGAATGACGCCTTTGTGATGGGCGCCTGGGGCCGAGATCAGAAAGTTGGCGGCAAGGTGCGCATGATCGCTGACGGTGATGCTGCATTTGCCAAGGCTGTGGGCCTGACGCTGGATCTGAACGGCAAGGGTCTGGGCCTGCGCGCTAACCGCTTCTCCATGCTGGTCAAGGACGGCAAGGTTGCCACCCTGAACGTGGAAGGCCCTGGCAAGTTCGAAGTCAGCGGCGCTGACACCATGC